Proteins found in one Paenibacillus borealis genomic segment:
- a CDS encoding DUF5071 domain-containing protein, whose amino-acid sequence MDDINTLIQKLEWDTPVEEKENAIKKLQFVNDDELPLLLQPLTKGHWDGAAEVIINLGYPRVESILPGLLIWIQDLNWPGAHQISDLLREIGDPLIPYIKDAFIQYSDDQEWIGWIFELIVDQWNTKQITQIQNELIQLSKGRANDLKALRTLLVHRICPKEAIKLIIQEKKKKISLEILELEQSNPGMDCEELQREFSEVIFKPECSRVYYKQNEGRFSLCNHKSNLQHYLSGIEDLAREVSDFV is encoded by the coding sequence TTGGACGATATAAATACGCTAATTCAAAAGTTAGAATGGGACACACCTGTAGAAGAAAAAGAGAATGCAATAAAAAAGCTGCAGTTTGTTAATGATGATGAGCTTCCCTTATTGTTGCAACCTCTCACGAAAGGGCATTGGGATGGAGCCGCTGAAGTAATTATAAATTTAGGATATCCCCGTGTGGAAAGTATATTGCCGGGATTACTTATTTGGATTCAGGATTTGAATTGGCCGGGTGCGCATCAGATTTCTGATTTGTTAAGAGAAATTGGCGATCCGCTAATTCCATATATAAAAGATGCATTTATACAATATAGTGACGATCAAGAATGGATCGGGTGGATATTTGAACTTATAGTGGATCAATGGAATACGAAACAGATCACTCAAATTCAGAATGAATTAATTCAACTTTCTAAAGGAAGAGCCAATGATTTGAAGGCCTTGCGAACATTATTGGTTCATCGAATATGCCCGAAAGAAGCAATTAAACTTATAATACAGGAAAAGAAGAAGAAAATAAGCTTAGAGATTCTTGAACTTGAGCAATCAAATCCCGGAATGGATTGTGAAGAGCTTCAAAGGGAATTTAGTGAAGTGATCTTTAAGCCTGAATGTTCCAGAGTTTATTATAAGCAAAACGAGGGGAGATTTTCATTATGTAATCATAAATCTAACTTACAGCATTATTTAAGTGGAATTGAGGATTTAGCCCGTGAAGTGTCAGATTTCGTCTAG
- a CDS encoding DUF2785 domain-containing protein: MNLKEQLILIKENDYQTPAEPFQLVQEMIHNIGSLDAELRDDLIYTTLSHWIPGNSLSEDELEQLLPALLGTDYLHYKLGEANTDSVFTRSFSMLVIPLLIMRHRESPFLSREQVHQIKEKVFYSVQEERDYRGYDEDKGWAHAIAHGADALDDLAQCSELDQADLFTILDLVYDKMTITERVYSDGEDERMVRPVISVFNRKLLSQTDVAQWIQRFGDVEKSPGFLPSFRQKNNIKNFLKSLYFRVKFYKADASLCPVIEDTLYKVEKVYYC; the protein is encoded by the coding sequence ATGAATTTAAAAGAACAGTTGATCCTAATCAAAGAAAATGACTACCAGACACCTGCGGAACCCTTCCAGCTGGTACAAGAAATGATACATAACATCGGCTCCCTGGATGCCGAGCTGCGTGATGATCTAATCTATACAACCTTATCCCATTGGATTCCCGGTAACTCGCTTTCCGAAGACGAGCTGGAGCAACTTTTGCCCGCCCTATTGGGCACCGACTATTTGCATTATAAGCTTGGTGAAGCTAACACAGACTCTGTGTTCACCCGGTCTTTCTCTATGCTGGTCATCCCGCTTCTCATCATGAGGCATAGGGAATCCCCCTTCCTCTCAAGAGAGCAAGTTCACCAGATCAAAGAGAAGGTATTCTACAGTGTACAAGAAGAGCGGGATTACCGCGGGTATGACGAAGATAAGGGCTGGGCTCATGCCATAGCTCATGGGGCAGATGCATTAGACGATTTAGCCCAATGTTCCGAACTGGATCAAGCTGACCTCTTCACCATCCTCGATCTGGTTTACGACAAGATGACCATAACCGAACGGGTTTACTCCGATGGTGAGGATGAGCGGATGGTCAGACCCGTAATCAGTGTTTTTAACAGAAAACTGCTCAGTCAGACTGATGTAGCGCAATGGATTCAACGTTTCGGTGATGTAGAGAAAAGTCCCGGATTCCTGCCTTCCTTCAGGCAAAAAAATAATATTAAGAATTTCCTGAAAAGCCTGTACTTCCGGGTTAAATTCTACAAAGCAGATGCCAGTCTCTGTCCGGTCATCGAGGATACTTTATATAAAGTGGAGAAAGTGTATTATTGCTGA